TTATGCTTTTAGCACTGTGGAAGCGGGTGGTGTAGGTGATGCAGGTAACATCAAAATTACAGCCGGGTCGCTTTCTTTAATTAATGGCGGTCAACTGGATGCTTTTGTGCGTGATGCTGATGATAAAAAACCTGCCGGAATTGGTAATGCCGGAGATGTGAGTGTCAATGTTCGCGATGCCTTCACAGTCTCAGGAGTCAGTGGCAAACTCAGTGGTATTTTCAACAGATTGCAAACTGGAGCTATAGGCAGTGCTGGCGATATCACTATCAACGCAGGGTCACTTTCAATTACAGGTAATGCTCAACTAGCTGCCACAGTAGGAGCAGGTGCAGTAGGTAGCGCAGGTAATATCAATATCAATGCAGGATCGCTGTCAATCACAGGTAATGCTCAACTATCTGCCAGTACCGCTGGAAAGGGAGATGCGGGTAATATCAAGATTGAAGCAGAACAAATTTCGTTATCTTCTAATGCCTCCATTCAAGGTGATGTTACTGAAACGGGAAATGGTAAAGGCGCAAATATTGAGTTGATTGCCAAGGGGCCAATTTCTCTGACTGGAGGAGTAAATTCCGCTAGGACAGGTGAATCAACCAGAATTACACTGGGTTTGCTTCCAAATGCGCAAGGTGTGGGTGGTACGCTGAATATCAAAGCTGGCTCTTTAGTGTTGAAAGACGGTGCTACTATCAAAAACAGTACTGAAGGACAAGGCAACGCCGGAAGTATCTATGTCAATGCTGGCACTGTAGATATATCAGGTAGCGTTCCCAGAAGTGGTTTATCCAGTGGCTTTTACACTAGTACGACTACTAGCGGTAAAGCTGGTGACATCATGATTGAAACTGATAAGTTTCGGATATCAGATGGGGCAGTTTTAAGCGCCCTGACTAATGGAGATGGGGATGCAGGCAAGATTACAGTGATTGCTAACAAAACCTTTGAAGCGCTCAACGGTGGCCAACTGGTGGTTACAACTTTGGGTAATAAACCAGCAGGAAACATTTTTATTAAGGCGGATGAAGTGAGTTTTTCTGGTAGCGATCGCACTTACTACGATCGCTACAATCGATTGGCAAAATATACCAATCCTGCTAATCGATTGTTTGACAATAACAGTCCGGCTAGTGGAGTCTTTGCTAGTACGTTAAGTTCGGGAAATGGCGGTAATGTGTCGTTAGAAACGACAAATCTTAACTTAAGCGATCGCGCTTTGTTATCTTCCCAAAGTCAGGGCGCAGGTACAGCTGGCAATATTATCATTAGTTCGCGTCAAACCTTAAATGCGAACAACAGTAACATTAGTACAGCAGCTGTGCAATCTTCTGGTGGGGCGATCGCTATCAAAGCAGCAGATATTCGTCTTTACGGTGACAGCAATATCACTACTAATGTAGGTTCTGGCGCAGGAGGTGGCGGTAATATAACTCTGAGTGCCAATTCTATCATCGCCTTTGATGACAGTGACATCTTTGCATTTGCCAGAGATGGTAAAGGTGGTAATATCACCTTCAATACTCTTGCATTCTTTGGACAAAATTATCAACCTGCTCCATTTGGTATCGATCCCCTAACCCTAGATGGAAACAATGTTGTGGATATCAATGCTAGTGGTGCAGTGGCTGGTAATATCTCGATTCCCGACACTAGTTTTATTCAAAATAGCCTGAGTGATTTACCAGAAAACCCCATCGATACCAGCAGCTTGATTGCCAATAGTTGCATAGCCCGCAGTTCTCGCCAGCCAGAAGGAACTTTTATCATCACTGGTTCTGGTGGCTTACCTTCTCGTCCGGGAGAAGCTTTGATATCTCAGTATACTTTGGGTACTGTGCGTAATGTAGCTAATAGTTCTCCATCAGCCAACTCTACTCATCGTCCTTGGCAGAAAGGCGATCCGATTGTAGAACCTCAAGGTGCCTATCGTCTACCTTCGGCGCGGCTGGTGTTGAGTCGCGAGTGTTCTCAGTAGAAACTCGCAAAAAGAGTTTGAGGCTGTTTCTCAAGCTACTTTGCTTACCCTTGAGAGGCCAAGTTAATTCACACAAAGTTCCGCGAGGAGGAAGCGGTGTTCTTTGAAAATAACCTCCTAATTTTCTGGCTAAGTTTGTAGCCTGCTTCGTTCCTTTATTTTCTAAATTTGAATTGATACCGCAGCCATTATCTTTAATGCAAAGAGTGTATTGACCTTGGTTTTCTTTCCCTGTAGCTTGAACGCGCTTGGCTCCTATTGCGTGTTTTCCCACATTGCATAAAGCTTCTTCTAAAAATTGGCAGATTTCTCGTTTCTGGTCGTTACTTAAATATTTCTCTTCTATCGGTTCAAATGAACGGGTTTTTACCTTGAGATTTTGAAAATGTGGCAGATCTCGTTTTAGCGTACTGGTGTAAACTTCATAGAAAAGTTCGTGAATTGGCAGTTTTAAATCTAGTTTTAAGCCACTTCCTAAAAATAAACTTTCTTCTCGCTCTAAAGCTTCTGATTTTAAGTGTTCGCCAATGGCACGAATTTCATCGTTAAGATTCTTCAGAAGGAAGTGTAATTTTTCTTGAGAAAAGTCTTCTTCTTGCACGTATCTTAAAGCATTAGCTAATGTTTGTAAGGGCCCGTTATGAATAATAGTAAAGGTGCGATCGATAGTGAGTTGGCGTTCATTAATTTGAGACTGTAAAGCGCGATCGCGTTGATAAAATGCAAAAGCACTTAGTCCTACACCGTTGATAGATAAAATTAATAAACCTGGTACTACCGGAATCCACCAACCCCAAATTAGCAGTAGGTAGGTACTTCCAACTAACAAAATACCAGTCACAACAACAGCAAATAAATTCTTGAGTACAGATTGAGTTAGCCGCCCGATAATAATTGGTATAACGCCCCAAAATCCTATCCACAAATACTCCCACTCATCCGACCAAACTTTTAACAAAGGCCGACCATCAAGAACCGCACTCAGAATTTGAGAAGCAGCATGAGCGTGAAATTCTACGCCATAAACTACGCCATAAGGTTGTAAATTAGCAACTGCACCAGTATGAATGTAGTCGCGAACGCTAGGAGCCATAATCCCGATTAAAACAATGCGATCGCGCAACCATTTATCTGGAAAATTTCCCTTTTTAATATCATTCAAAGATAAAACTCGAAATGGTTGCTTGCCACTCCGCCAATTTAGTAGTGTCTGCACTCCACCTGCATCTATTCCTACATATCCCCCAGTGTTTGATACAAAGCGAGGAATTTCAATTGCACCAAATCGCATAGTTTCGGAATCGCGAATTCCATTTTCTAAATTAATACCTTGACGAGATAAATAACTGTCTACCAGACGTATGCATAGAGAAAGTTTGTAGCCTGATGATGATGGCGTCGCCAGCAGAATCCGTCTGTAATTCCCATCTCGATCTGGTAAAGCATCTGAGAACCCAATTTGTTCGGCAGGTATATCTTTTGAGTGGGAAATTGGTGGCGGTAAAACTTTTTCAATAGTAATTAGATTTTTGTACTTTTTAAAATTAGCAATTAGCTCTTGATGACCTGGTTCAACTGGGATATTTCTGATATTATCTAAACCAATAACTCTTGGCTGATACTGATGAACTTTGTTGATGAGTCCGGCTATTTCTCTATCTGGTATAGGATACGTGCCTACATTATTAATGTCATCTTCATTAATACCAATAATAGTAATTTTATTATCTATAGATTCAGCCGGACGTAAATGCAGAAAACTATCAAATGCTATCCCTTCCCAAGGCTGAAGTAAACCAAAGAAACGAGCGATCGCCACAATTCCCAAGGCTCCAAAACCTGGTAATGCTCCTGTACGCCAAATAGCAATTTCTCTTTGAATTTTCCTCCAAATCTGTTTTCGATCGGCCTGAGGCATGAACTATTAACTCCTAACATAAAATTAATCAATTAACCCTTCCTCACGGGCGCGAATTGTTGTTTGAATTCGCATATTCTTACCTTCTTCTGGATAGACGCCTAGAACATCTTGAATTTTAGTCCAGTAAGAACGTACAGTTCGTTCGTGTAGATGCATTCGTTCAGCGATCGCTTTATCTTGCAATCCTTCGTCAAAGGCTAGCTTCAAAACCTCTAACCACTCCGGCTTAAATTCCAATGCTGTTTTGATATCTTTTGTATGGGTTGCGCCTTGCAGTGCTAAGTTTACCCTAGTGAGGATTTCTTTTTCTGATAGTCCTTTATCTGCGATCGCAAAGCCTCCTTGATGGTTGTCAATTTCATGTTTAATCCGCACCAACGCTTTTACATAGCTGCTTTGCACTACAACATTGAGTTCAGGGTATTTGTTCATCAAGGTCTTGAGTAATTGAATACCCGTATCAATTTGAGCCATCACTTCTGGCTTGTCTGGAATCGACAAATCCATCACAATCAAGTCTGGCTGAAAGCGTTTGACTATCTCAAGAGTTGCTTGCGCTGTTTTCGCTTTGTAGATCTCTGCGTCTGGATACTCCTGTCGTAATAACTCCAGACTTCCACTCAAAATTAATTGGTGGTCATCTACTACAAGAATATTTTGCTTCCCTGGTTCTGGTAAATATTGGCTCATCATCAATTCTTTAAAGCTTACTTTTACCATAGTCCTTTCTGGCATTGTTTTGATTACAAGTATCCTCAGGTGACAGAGATTGAAGCTCCTTCTTTTCACAAAACAGTAGGAGTTGCAAGTGCGATCGCGCTTTATAAAGTAATTATTGATACATATTTAGACTTCCTGGCTAATCTTTTGCTGTATCAGCCTATTGTATTAGAGGCAAATTTAGAAGTGCATACAGAAAAGTGTATTTTTTGCACCTGAGTTTGGTATTTAACACACCACAAAAGGTTAGTGCTTTATTTAGTGTTTATTTTTATCTTATTGATTAACCGCACTCATTCAAATTATTTAGGAGATGCAATGAAAAATCATTTTTGTCTCACATAAATACTAGCCTTAATCAAATTATAACTGTAAATAAGCTATCGAAGTGCTTCAGTTCATTTAGGCAGTACATCAGAAGAATACAGCACAGTTAAGTTGCAAGCTTAACTTCCATTTTATATAGGAACTTAGTTAAAGAGTAAGTTCTAATAAATTATGCAACTTAACACTTATTAAGTTAAAAATTCATCTTGACTCATCTCTTCCCACAAGCACAATATGAAAAACTTCAAGATTGTCACATTAGGAGCATCTGGTGCAGGTAAGACTGTATTCCTTGCCAGTATGTTTAAGCAACTATCACTTCAAAAAAATAATACTTTCAAGCTGGAGGTCGAGAATCCCCAGCAACGACAATTACTTAACTCGACCTATATGCACTTACTGACTGGAGATAGCTGGCCTCCAGGAACAAAAAATATTACCGAATGGACTTTTAATTGTTGTGTCCAAACAGAAGAACTTGATAACTACACTGCTTGCCAGTTCACATACTACGACTACGCTGGAGGCCGTCTGACCGATGTTGATGAAGATTCAGATTTTGAGAAAGTAGTTAAGCAAGCTGATGTAATCTTAGGATTACTTGATGGTCATAAAATTCACGCTTGGCTCACTGGTGGTAGCAATTCGCTGATAAATACATTCTTAACTATGGATTTACCAAGCATTCTCAAACGAATGCAGAATTGTACGGTTCCAGTTCATTTTGTCATTAGTAAATGGGATATTCTAGATAAAAATTATTCCCTGAATCAAGTGTATACTCAGCTTTGCACCATTCCTGAGTTTGCACAACTACTTGCAACTCGGAGTAATGTAGCTTCCCCTGTACGGCTGATTCCAGTTAGTTCTGTCGGCTTGGATTTTGCAACTCTGCAATCTGATGGAAGTATGAAGAAAAATCCTGGCAGAATACCATCTCCTTTTTTAGTTGAAGTTCCTATTGCTTGTGTTTTACCAGACAGATTGAAACAATTGATTAACGAAACTCAAATTAAACAAAAGCAACTCGAAGCACAGAATCAGAAAGCAGACACAGGTAACAACATTTTAATTGATGTCTTGATCGGATCTTTAGATCTCCTAGGATTTGGCCTAAATTCATTTGATTTATTACTAGAATTTGCTGATGGTGAAGAGATCAAAGCATTTAAATTTGTCACAAAGGCTGCATCCTTGACGAATGGCCTTTTAAAGAAAGGAATAATCGGAGTCACCGACAAGATAGGAAAACAGGCTCGTAATAAAAGAGAGCAGACTCTCAATGCTGTTAAAGACGAGCAATCTGCTTTAAGACACGCAATAAGTGTTTTTCGTGATTTTGAGAGCGAGTTAACAGAGCTTTTTCCACAGTCTCGATTAGTTTAACCTGACTGTAAGCTAATGCCTCAATCTGATTATTTTTAAATAGAAAGGCATTAGCTTACACAGTTGAGGAAAGAGGAAAGATGAAAAAGTATGAGTTATGGGAATTGCAGTCTTCTTATTTCTCTGGAGTTGTCATGAATAACTATAGCGTTATTGTTTTAGGTTCATCGGGTTCTGGTAAAACTGTTTTTTTGGCCAGCCTTTTCAAGGCATTGTCAACATTAGGAAAGTTTGGCTTTTTTTTAGATGTTGAAGATTCCGATAGAAGAAAAAGTCTGAATAAAGTATATGAAACATTGATTAGAGGTGAAAGCTGGCCTCCGGGAACAAGAAATACTGCTCAATGGATATTTAATTGCTGTGTCAAAACTTCAGAATTATCAAATGTTCGAGCTTGCAGCCTTATTTATGTTGATTATGCAGGAGGTCTAATTACAGATGCATCAACAACAGGAGTAGACAATTACAGGGAATTTGAGTCATTAGTTGAAAACTCTGATGCTGTTTTAGCGATTATAGACGGTCAAAAATTGCTTTTTCTTATGCAAGATAAAGACCTGAACAGTCATGTTGTTTTAAGATGGCTACATGAGGATCTACCTAACATTACACAAATGGTGGATAAATGTACGAAAAATACACCTGTTCATTTCATAATTAGTAAATGGGACATACTTGAAGAAAATGGTTACTCTTTAGCTGAAGTAAGAAACCGCCTGATCGACACAGTTCCTGAATTTAAAAATGTAGTTGGTAACAGAAAAAAAGCAGGCTGTCCAGTTCGTTTAATCCCTGTAAGTTCTGTAGGCAGAGGTTTCGCAATTCTAACGCCTGATGGACATATGAAGAAAGTTCCTGGCAAAATCCCACAACCTATGAATGTAGAGGTTCCTCTTGCCTTTGCGCTAACAGACAAGCAACGCATTCAAATTGATGACTCAAAGCCAAAATCGAATAGTCACCAAAAGTCTTCTATTCGCAAAATATTATTCTACATTTTGATGGGGATTATTACTATCTTGTTGCTTCCGTGGAGCCTGATTATTGCTGCTGTTTATTTTCTAATTCGTATCTTTACTAAAGACAAACAAAATAGTGCGCAAACAGCAAGCGATGAAGGAATTTTATCTAACACAAATGCATTTGCTCAAGTTTTACATACTTGTCAATCTGTTC
The genomic region above belongs to Calothrix sp. NIES-2098 and contains:
- a CDS encoding putative sensor with CHASE2 domain protein — translated: MPQADRKQIWRKIQREIAIWRTGALPGFGALGIVAIARFFGLLQPWEGIAFDSFLHLRPAESIDNKITIIGINEDDINNVGTYPIPDREIAGLINKVHQYQPRVIGLDNIRNIPVEPGHQELIANFKKYKNLITIEKVLPPPISHSKDIPAEQIGFSDALPDRDGNYRRILLATPSSSGYKLSLCIRLVDSYLSRQGINLENGIRDSETMRFGAIEIPRFVSNTGGYVGIDAGGVQTLLNWRSGKQPFRVLSLNDIKKGNFPDKWLRDRIVLIGIMAPSVRDYIHTGAVANLQPYGVVYGVEFHAHAASQILSAVLDGRPLLKVWSDEWEYLWIGFWGVIPIIIGRLTQSVLKNLFAVVVTGILLVGSTYLLLIWGWWIPVVPGLLILSINGVGLSAFAFYQRDRALQSQINERQLTIDRTFTIIHNGPLQTLANALRYVQEEDFSQEKLHFLLKNLNDEIRAIGEHLKSEALEREESLFLGSGLKLDLKLPIHELFYEVYTSTLKRDLPHFQNLKVKTRSFEPIEEKYLSNDQKREICQFLEEALCNVGKHAIGAKRVQATGKENQGQYTLCIKDNGCGINSNLENKGTKQATNLARKLGGYFQRTPLPPRGTLCELTWPLKGKQSSLRNSLKLFLRVSTENTRDSTPAAPKVDDRHLEVLQSDRLSAKDDE
- a CDS encoding response regulator receiver domain protein — encoded protein: MVKVSFKELMMSQYLPEPGKQNILVVDDHQLILSGSLELLRQEYPDAEIYKAKTAQATLEIVKRFQPDLIVMDLSIPDKPEVMAQIDTGIQLLKTLMNKYPELNVVVQSSYVKALVRIKHEIDNHQGGFAIADKGLSEKEILTRVNLALQGATHTKDIKTALEFKPEWLEVLKLAFDEGLQDKAIAERMHLHERTVRSYWTKIQDVLGVYPEEGKNMRIQTTIRAREEGLID